The Verrucomicrobiia bacterium genome contains a region encoding:
- a CDS encoding ThuA domain-containing protein produces the protein MKPLYQGLWIVCAALALAGCSSTKAKTAMAPKHVLVVTTTTGFRHSSIPTAEKVLGELAQTSGDFTVEFARVEPNDPQFRGANGQPDPEKVNAAIKAVLAEKLSPAALSHYDGVIFANTTGDLPLPDPQALLDWIKAGHAFMGMHSATDTFPGFPPYTAMIGAHFLRHGPQVEVEAINQDPNCPACRHLGKTWTVFDEIYQMKDFDRAKVHGLLSLDRLMLNGEDIKNHKATPGDYPVAWTREYGKGRVFYTSLGHREDMWDPTWTERDGSRRNSPEIAKQYQQHILGGIRWALGLDK, from the coding sequence ATGAAACCACTTTATCAGGGCTTGTGGATCGTCTGCGCCGCGCTGGCGCTGGCGGGCTGCTCCTCCACCAAGGCCAAAACCGCCATGGCCCCCAAACACGTCCTCGTCGTCACCACCACCACCGGCTTCCGTCACAGTTCCATCCCGACGGCGGAAAAGGTCCTGGGCGAACTGGCCCAGACCAGCGGCGACTTCACCGTGGAATTTGCCCGGGTCGAACCCAACGATCCCCAATTCCGGGGCGCCAACGGCCAGCCGGACCCGGAAAAGGTCAACGCCGCCATCAAGGCCGTGCTGGCCGAGAAGCTGAGCCCGGCGGCGCTTTCGCACTACGACGGCGTCATCTTCGCGAACACCACCGGCGACCTGCCGTTGCCCGATCCGCAGGCCCTGCTGGACTGGATCAAGGCCGGGCACGCCTTCATGGGGATGCATTCCGCCACGGACACGTTCCCCGGCTTTCCGCCCTACACGGCCATGATCGGCGCCCACTTCCTGCGGCACGGGCCCCAGGTCGAAGTGGAAGCCATCAACCAGGATCCCAACTGCCCGGCCTGCCGGCACCTCGGCAAAACGTGGACGGTGTTTGACGAGATTTACCAGATGAAGGATTTCGACCGCGCCAAAGTGCACGGGCTGTTGTCGCTCGACCGGCTCATGTTGAACGGCGAGGACATCAAGAATCACAAGGCGACGCCGGGCGATTACCCGGTGGCATGGACCCGCGAATACGGGAAAGGCCGCGTGTTCTACACCTCGCTCGGCCACCGGGAGGACATGTGGGACCCCACGTGGACCGAAAGGGACGGCAGCCGGCGGAATTCGCCCGAAATCGCCAAGCAATACCAGCAGCACATCCTCGGCGGCATCCGCTGGGCGCTCGGACTGGACAAATAA
- a CDS encoding Gfo/Idh/MocA family oxidoreductase produces MNQAPNDFNRREFLKGGSLATLMTMLGGVELIAQTNKVAEELSSTAKVRVAVIGLGTWGREILKTLAREPQAEVAAICDTYAASVRKCSVDAPGAKQVADYQTILADKTIPAVVIATPSHLHREVTIAALKAGKHVYCEAPLAHTIEEAKAIALAANAAPKQVFQVGLQMRSDPQRHFLLPFVHSGALGTSVLARAQWHKAQSWRSASPNPDREKALNWRLHRETSPGLLGEIGIHQLDQAGWFLNQRPTAVTGFNSLIKWKDGRDVPDTVQAIMEFPGGVRLQYDATLANSFDADYEVYYGTYAAVMLRENKAWMFKEVDSPLLGWEVYCRKDKFFRETGLSLKAGGSKQSDLTAPVDAPVPFEATPLYNSLAAFLYNVFEQEAAIREFTDAFGDDPAALLEHLKSEVEPKRKPGATALEGFQATVTALKTNEAVLSGQRLEFKDEWYQLS; encoded by the coding sequence ATGAACCAAGCTCCCAACGACTTCAACCGCCGCGAATTCCTGAAGGGCGGCTCGCTCGCCACGCTGATGACCATGCTGGGCGGCGTCGAACTCATCGCCCAAACCAACAAGGTCGCCGAGGAACTGTCGAGCACCGCCAAAGTGCGCGTCGCCGTCATCGGCCTCGGCACGTGGGGCCGCGAGATTCTCAAGACCCTTGCCCGCGAACCACAGGCCGAGGTGGCGGCCATTTGCGACACCTACGCCGCCTCGGTGCGGAAATGCTCGGTGGACGCGCCGGGCGCCAAACAGGTGGCGGATTACCAGACCATCCTGGCCGACAAGACCATTCCGGCGGTGGTCATCGCGACGCCGTCGCACCTGCATCGCGAAGTGACGATTGCAGCCCTGAAGGCGGGCAAGCACGTTTACTGCGAAGCGCCGCTGGCGCACACCATCGAAGAGGCCAAGGCCATTGCCCTCGCGGCCAACGCGGCGCCGAAGCAGGTGTTTCAAGTTGGCCTGCAGATGCGCTCCGACCCGCAACGGCACTTCCTGCTGCCATTCGTGCATTCCGGCGCGCTCGGCACCTCCGTGCTCGCCCGCGCGCAATGGCACAAGGCGCAGAGCTGGCGGTCGGCGTCGCCAAATCCGGACCGCGAAAAGGCGCTGAACTGGCGGCTGCACCGCGAAACCTCGCCGGGGCTCCTCGGCGAAATCGGCATTCACCAGCTCGACCAGGCCGGCTGGTTCCTGAACCAGCGCCCCACGGCGGTCACCGGCTTCAATTCCCTGATCAAATGGAAGGACGGCCGGGACGTGCCGGACACGGTGCAGGCCATCATGGAGTTTCCGGGCGGCGTGCGGCTGCAATACGACGCCACGCTCGCCAATTCGTTCGACGCGGATTACGAGGTTTATTACGGCACTTATGCCGCCGTGATGCTGCGCGAGAACAAGGCCTGGATGTTCAAGGAAGTGGATTCGCCGCTGCTCGGCTGGGAGGTCTATTGCCGCAAGGACAAATTCTTCCGCGAAACCGGCCTCTCGCTGAAGGCCGGCGGCTCGAAGCAATCCGACCTCACCGCGCCGGTGGATGCCCCCGTGCCGTTCGAGGCCACGCCGCTTTACAATTCGCTGGCGGCGTTTCTCTACAACGTCTTCGAACAGGAGGCGGCCATTCGGGAATTTACCGACGCCTTTGGCGATGATCCCGCCGCGCTGCTGGAGCACCTCAAGAGCGAGGTGGAGCCCAAGCGCAAGCCGGGTGCCACCGCCCTCGAAGGTTTTCAAGCCACCGTCACCGCGCTCAAAACGAACGAAGCCGTCCTCAGCGGTCAACGGCTCGAGTTCAAGGATGAGTGGTATCAACTGTCGTAA
- a CDS encoding YceI family protein, with product MTPKFALLAVSLLAALSLPAAEMTKLTSTPGSNKIRVEGTSSVHDWQIESAIIGGSAEVGPGFPLTPGAPVKPGPVDAKVTIFIPVHSLKSLEKDGKPYSTAMDNRMYDALREADNKRITYTLTELNLKEAPKTAEAPYQFEAKGELCVGGVTNKITMPVNVTVLGENKVKFAGTVTVKMTDFKIEPPALTVLGLGIKTGDDVKLFFEWIASKRTPAN from the coding sequence ATGACTCCCAAATTCGCCCTGCTCGCCGTCAGCCTGCTCGCCGCCCTGTCGCTGCCGGCGGCGGAAATGACCAAACTCACCTCCACACCCGGCAGCAACAAGATCCGCGTGGAAGGCACCTCGTCCGTGCACGACTGGCAGATCGAGAGCGCCATCATCGGCGGCAGCGCCGAGGTGGGACCGGGCTTCCCACTGACGCCGGGCGCCCCGGTCAAGCCCGGCCCCGTGGACGCCAAGGTGACGATTTTCATCCCCGTGCATTCGCTCAAGAGCCTGGAAAAGGACGGCAAGCCTTACAGCACGGCCATGGACAACCGCATGTATGACGCGCTGCGCGAAGCCGACAACAAGCGCATCACCTACACGCTCACCGAACTGAACCTCAAGGAAGCGCCCAAAACGGCCGAGGCACCCTATCAATTCGAGGCCAAGGGTGAACTCTGCGTCGGCGGCGTGACCAACAAAATCACCATGCCGGTCAACGTCACCGTGCTCGGCGAGAACAAGGTCAAGTTTGCCGGAACCGTCACCGTGAAGATGACCGACTTCAAAATTGAACCGCCCGCGCTCACGGTGCTCGGCCTGGGCATCAAGACCGGCGACGACGTGAAGCTGTTCTTCGAGTGGATCGCGTCCAAACGCACCCCGGCCAATTAA
- a CDS encoding alpha-N-arabinofuranosidase gives MKTPSLLCVVAASLLMVASAPAQSNTATLTLEADQPGAQISRNIYGQFSEHLGRCIYEGIWVGEDSPIPNTRGIRNDVVAALKKLHVPVLRWPGGCFADEYHWKDGIGPREKRPSIYNSHWGGVVENNHFGTHEFMDLCEQVGCDAYICGNVGSGSVQEMMEWVEYLTSDASSPMANLRRQNGREKPWKVRFFGVGNESWGCGGNMTPEFYADNFRRYNTFVKNYDGQNPLYRIACGANAADYHWTEVLMKNVGRGMNGLSLHYYTLPTGNWGHKGSATAFAESQWFSTLRRCLEMDDLIQRHSAIMDQTDPGKRIGLIVDEWGAWYDVEPGSNPGFLYQQNSLRDALVAGVTLNIFNRHADRVKMANIAQMVNVLQAMILTDKEKMIVTPTYHVFEMYAVHQDATLLPTELHCADYELGGEKIPSVSVSASRDRAGVVHVTLCNLNPNAAADVTCNVEGLKATTVTGRVLTAATMNAHNTFEQPEAVNPADFDGARLSGQGFAASLPPKSVVVLALQ, from the coding sequence ATGAAAACTCCATCCCTTCTCTGTGTCGTTGCAGCCTCGTTGCTGATGGTTGCCTCCGCCCCGGCCCAATCCAACACCGCCACGCTCACGCTCGAAGCCGATCAACCCGGCGCGCAAATCAGCCGGAACATTTACGGGCAGTTTTCCGAACATCTCGGCCGCTGCATCTACGAGGGCATCTGGGTCGGCGAGGACAGTCCGATTCCCAACACGCGCGGCATCCGCAACGACGTGGTGGCCGCGCTGAAAAAGCTGCACGTGCCCGTGCTGCGGTGGCCGGGCGGGTGTTTCGCCGACGAGTATCACTGGAAGGACGGCATCGGGCCGCGCGAAAAGCGGCCGTCCATCTACAACTCGCACTGGGGCGGCGTGGTGGAGAACAACCATTTCGGCACGCACGAGTTCATGGACCTCTGCGAGCAGGTGGGCTGCGATGCCTACATCTGCGGCAACGTCGGCAGCGGTTCGGTGCAGGAGATGATGGAGTGGGTGGAATACCTGACGAGCGACGCCAGTTCACCGATGGCCAATTTGCGCCGGCAGAACGGCCGGGAAAAGCCGTGGAAGGTGAGGTTCTTCGGCGTGGGCAACGAGAGCTGGGGCTGCGGCGGCAACATGACGCCCGAGTTCTACGCCGACAATTTCCGCCGCTACAACACGTTCGTGAAAAACTACGACGGCCAGAATCCGCTCTACCGCATCGCCTGCGGCGCGAATGCGGCGGATTATCACTGGACGGAAGTGCTCATGAAGAACGTCGGCCGCGGCATGAACGGGCTGTCGCTGCATTACTACACGCTGCCCACCGGCAACTGGGGCCACAAGGGTTCGGCCACGGCGTTTGCCGAATCGCAGTGGTTTTCCACGCTGCGCCGCTGTCTGGAGATGGACGACCTGATCCAGCGCCACAGCGCCATCATGGACCAGACTGATCCCGGCAAGCGCATCGGCCTGATCGTGGATGAGTGGGGCGCGTGGTATGACGTCGAGCCGGGCTCGAATCCCGGTTTCCTCTACCAGCAGAACTCGCTGCGCGATGCCCTCGTGGCCGGTGTGACGCTCAACATTTTCAACCGGCACGCCGACCGCGTAAAAATGGCGAACATCGCGCAGATGGTGAACGTGCTTCAGGCCATGATCCTGACCGACAAGGAAAAGATGATTGTGACGCCGACGTATCACGTCTTCGAGATGTATGCCGTGCACCAGGACGCGACGTTGCTGCCGACGGAACTGCATTGCGCCGACTACGAACTCGGCGGGGAGAAAATTCCGTCCGTGAGCGTTTCCGCGTCGCGCGACCGGGCGGGCGTGGTGCACGTGACGCTGTGCAACTTGAATCCGAACGCCGCCGCGGACGTGACCTGCAACGTCGAGGGGCTGAAGGCCACGACGGTCACCGGGCGCGTGCTCACCGCGGCCACGATGAATGCGCACAACACCTTTGAGCAGCCGGAGGCGGTGAACCCCGCTGATTTCGACGGAGCCAGACTCTCCGGGCAGGGCTTTGCTGCTTCGCTGCCGCCCAAGTCGGTGGTGGTGCTGGCGCTGCAGTAG
- the araD gene encoding L-ribulose-5-phosphate 4-epimerase AraD: MFDELKAEVCRVNKALVDSGLVILTWGNVSGVDRQAGVMAIKPSGVDYAKLTPEDIVVLNIADGKVIEGKARPSSDTPTHLHFYRAFPNIGGVVHTHSRHATAWAQAGRELPCYGTTHADHFGGTVPCARLLTQAEIDTGYEANTGVVVEACFKQRGLNPDDVPGVLLHGHAPFTWGKTPQKALDNSIALEACAQMAFEMLLLNPKAESLPAHILKKHWNRKHGPGAYYGQPGC, translated from the coding sequence ATGTTTGACGAACTGAAAGCGGAAGTCTGCCGGGTCAACAAGGCGCTGGTTGATTCCGGGCTGGTCATTCTCACGTGGGGCAACGTCAGCGGCGTGGACCGCCAGGCGGGCGTCATGGCCATCAAGCCCAGCGGCGTGGATTATGCCAAACTCACGCCCGAAGACATCGTCGTGCTGAACATCGCCGATGGCAAAGTCATCGAGGGCAAGGCGCGTCCGTCCTCGGACACGCCGACACATCTGCATTTCTACCGCGCGTTCCCGAATATTGGCGGCGTGGTGCATACACACTCGCGGCACGCGACGGCGTGGGCGCAGGCGGGGCGCGAACTGCCCTGCTACGGCACCACACACGCGGATCATTTCGGCGGCACGGTGCCATGCGCGCGCTTGCTGACCCAAGCCGAGATCGACACCGGTTACGAAGCGAACACCGGCGTGGTCGTCGAGGCATGTTTCAAGCAACGCGGCCTCAATCCGGACGACGTGCCGGGCGTGTTGCTGCACGGCCACGCGCCGTTCACGTGGGGCAAGACGCCGCAGAAGGCGCTGGACAACTCCATCGCGCTCGAAGCCTGCGCCCAGATGGCGTTTGAAATGTTGCTGCTGAATCCGAAGGCAGAGTCCTTGCCGGCGCATATTTTGAAAAAGCACTGGAACCGCAAACACGGTCCCGGCGCGTATTACGGTCAGCCCGGGTGTTAA
- a CDS encoding ribulokinase yields the protein MSAQYTIGLDYGTNSVRCLIVNVANGAEVATAVWGYSHGTAGVILSRDPNLARQHPADYLQGAEVTIKQALAMAKKTVKGFHAGQVIGIGVDTTGSTPLPVDANGQPLVFQKKFANNPAAMAWLWKDHTGIAEAAEITTLAKKMRPQYLAKCGGTYSSEWFFSKILKCLRAAPEVFNAAHSWIELSDFVPAALTDTLHPDKFIAGICAAGHKAMYNAKWGGYPDKAFLSKLDPKLGALRDRLPKRVLAVDSAVGTLTADWAKRTGLSAGIPVTVGAFDAHTGAIGAGVKPGTLVKIIGTSTCDISVRVNTAKLADIPGVCGIVDGSVVPGYFGIEAGQSAVGDIFNWWVNYIEPGARSIAPQAAAKSTNSRSNAPRSATHEDLSAAALKLQPGESGLLALDWNNGNRTVLVDQQLTGLLIGQTLYTTPAEVYRALIEATAYGALTIINRYEEYGCKISEVVNCGGIAEKSPLVMQTYADITGRPMKISRSAQTCALGSAIAAAVVAGAHKDFATAQKKMTGLKPTVYKPNPKAHAVYKKLYALYKQLHDAFGTKQWNGNLHNVMKELIAIRDKARK from the coding sequence ATGAGCGCGCAATACACCATCGGTCTGGACTACGGCACGAACTCCGTTCGCTGCCTCATCGTCAACGTCGCCAACGGCGCGGAAGTCGCCACTGCCGTCTGGGGTTACTCGCACGGCACCGCCGGCGTCATCCTCAGCCGCGATCCGAACCTCGCCCGGCAGCATCCCGCGGATTATCTCCAGGGCGCCGAAGTCACCATCAAACAGGCGCTCGCCATGGCGAAGAAAACTGTCAAAGGCTTCCATGCCGGCCAGGTCATTGGCATCGGCGTGGACACCACCGGCAGCACGCCGTTGCCCGTGGATGCCAACGGCCAGCCGCTCGTGTTCCAGAAGAAGTTCGCCAACAATCCCGCCGCGATGGCGTGGCTCTGGAAGGACCACACCGGCATCGCCGAAGCCGCCGAGATCACCACGCTCGCGAAGAAGATGCGCCCGCAATATCTCGCCAAGTGCGGCGGCACCTATTCCAGCGAGTGGTTCTTCAGCAAAATCCTGAAATGCCTCCGCGCTGCGCCGGAAGTCTTCAACGCTGCACATTCGTGGATTGAACTCTCCGACTTCGTGCCCGCCGCGCTGACGGACACGCTGCATCCGGACAAGTTCATCGCGGGCATCTGTGCCGCCGGTCACAAGGCGATGTATAACGCCAAATGGGGCGGTTATCCCGACAAGGCATTCCTCTCGAAACTCGACCCGAAACTCGGCGCGTTGCGTGACCGTTTGCCGAAGCGCGTGCTCGCGGTGGATTCCGCCGTCGGCACGCTCACAGCGGATTGGGCCAAACGCACCGGCCTGTCGGCGGGCATTCCGGTGACGGTCGGTGCGTTCGACGCGCACACCGGCGCGATTGGCGCGGGCGTTAAGCCCGGGACGCTCGTGAAGATTATTGGCACCAGCACGTGCGACATCAGCGTGCGCGTGAACACCGCCAAGCTCGCGGACATTCCCGGCGTGTGCGGCATTGTGGATGGCAGCGTGGTGCCCGGCTACTTCGGCATCGAAGCGGGCCAATCCGCGGTGGGAGATATTTTCAACTGGTGGGTGAATTACATTGAACCCGGAGCGCGGAGCATTGCTCCGCAAGCTGCGGCAAAGTCAACCAACTCGCGGAGCAATGCTCCGCGCTCCGCCACGCATGAAGACCTCTCCGCCGCCGCGTTGAAACTTCAGCCCGGCGAAAGTGGTTTGCTGGCGCTCGATTGGAACAACGGCAATCGCACGGTGCTCGTGGACCAGCAACTCACCGGCCTGCTCATCGGCCAGACGCTTTACACGACCCCGGCGGAAGTTTATCGCGCGCTCATCGAGGCGACAGCTTACGGCGCATTGACCATCATCAACCGCTACGAGGAATACGGCTGCAAGATTTCCGAAGTGGTGAACTGCGGCGGCATCGCGGAGAAAAGCCCGCTCGTCATGCAGACCTACGCGGACATCACGGGCCGCCCGATGAAGATCAGCCGTTCGGCGCAAACCTGCGCGCTCGGGTCCGCCATCGCCGCCGCCGTCGTGGCCGGCGCGCACAAGGACTTCGCCACCGCGCAGAAGAAGATGACCGGCCTCAAGCCGACCGTTTACAAGCCGAACCCGAAGGCCCACGCGGTTTACAAAAAGCTCTACGCGCTCTACAAGCAACTCCACGACGCCTTCGGCACCAAGCAGTGGAACGGCAATCTGCACAACGTGATGAAGGAACTAATTGCCATTCGTGACAAAGCGCGGAAGTAA
- a CDS encoding alpha-L-arabinofuranosidase C-terminal domain-containing protein encodes MKLKAIVIGSLLAAGALAAAPAKITVQVDRPGHAISPTLWGIFFEDINLSADGGIYPELVRNRSFEDADQPEYWKFENVSGGRSEAAIDSSRPLNPFNRRSLRIKLDGQARLSNAGYWGMNIVKGDSYTLKLAARAEDGFNGPLNVKLLSGGREIATGEIRGIAGEWKYYTVKLRAQDTDSKAMLELTCDGRGTLFLDMVSLLPDKTWKNHGLRPDLAESLDDLHPSFVRFPGGCWVEGDDMAHMYHWKNTIGDIDVRTPLWNIWGYYATHGLGFHEYLQMAEDLGATPLFDINVGMSHREVIPMDRMGQWVQDALDAIEYANGPTNTVWGGLRARNGHPAPFNLQYMEIGNENGGAAYHERWPLFVKAIKDKHPEMKLVANHWQGGYPTTPKPDLVDEHYYNTPEFFMQQAHRYDDYDRKGPKVFVGEYAVTRNGGKGNLRAAIGEAAFMTGIERNSDIVSMACYAPLFVNINHRQWNPDLINFDSSRWYGLPSYYVQKLFSQYRGTVTLPTDVEAATAQEPLPTGCIGVGTWNTAAEFKDVKVTAPDGKVLFASDFTKNADGWKMLGGGAWTVADGALRQTAESEFIRALAGDKSWTDYTLELKARKISGREGFLILFHINDDEDRVWWNIGGWDNTQNALELDETVDGKRGHIETGRWYDIKVEVRGTSVKCSLDGRVIHDVKNPRQTTRGLFASSTRDERTGEIIVKVVNASSAPTETQIQLDGTRNLTGNAEAIVLTDADPKAENSLDEPQRVAPKTEPLSITGNTFTRVFPGNSLTVLRLPAAK; translated from the coding sequence ATGAAACTGAAAGCTATCGTCATTGGATCCCTGCTCGCCGCGGGTGCGCTGGCGGCGGCGCCGGCCAAAATCACCGTGCAGGTGGACCGGCCCGGCCACGCCATCTCGCCCACCCTGTGGGGCATTTTCTTCGAAGACATCAACCTCTCCGCCGACGGCGGCATCTACCCGGAACTCGTGCGCAACCGTTCCTTCGAGGACGCCGACCAGCCGGAATACTGGAAGTTCGAAAATGTGAGCGGCGGCCGCAGCGAGGCGGCCATCGATTCCAGCCGGCCGTTGAATCCGTTCAACCGCCGGAGCCTCCGGATCAAGCTCGACGGCCAGGCGCGGTTGAGCAACGCGGGTTACTGGGGCATGAACATCGTCAAGGGCGACAGCTACACGCTCAAGCTCGCCGCTCGCGCGGAGGACGGGTTCAACGGGCCGCTGAACGTCAAATTGCTGAGCGGCGGCCGGGAAATTGCCACGGGCGAAATCCGCGGGATCGCCGGTGAATGGAAGTATTACACCGTGAAACTCCGTGCCCAGGACACGGATTCCAAGGCGATGCTGGAGTTGACATGCGATGGCCGGGGCACGCTCTTCCTCGACATGGTGTCACTCCTGCCGGACAAGACGTGGAAGAACCACGGCCTGCGCCCGGACCTCGCCGAATCGCTGGATGATCTGCATCCGTCATTCGTCCGCTTTCCCGGCGGCTGCTGGGTTGAAGGCGATGACATGGCCCACATGTATCACTGGAAAAACACCATCGGCGACATCGACGTGCGCACGCCGCTCTGGAACATCTGGGGCTATTACGCCACGCACGGGCTCGGGTTTCACGAATACCTGCAAATGGCCGAGGACCTCGGCGCCACGCCGTTGTTCGACATCAACGTCGGCATGTCGCACCGCGAAGTCATTCCGATGGACCGGATGGGCCAGTGGGTGCAGGACGCGCTCGATGCGATTGAATATGCCAACGGCCCCACCAACACCGTCTGGGGCGGCCTGCGCGCCCGAAACGGCCACCCCGCGCCGTTCAATCTGCAATACATGGAAATCGGCAACGAAAACGGCGGCGCGGCCTACCACGAGCGCTGGCCCCTGTTCGTGAAGGCCATCAAGGACAAGCATCCGGAGATGAAGCTCGTCGCCAACCACTGGCAGGGCGGTTATCCCACGACGCCCAAGCCCGACTTGGTGGACGAGCACTACTACAACACGCCCGAGTTCTTCATGCAGCAGGCGCACCGTTACGACGACTACGACCGCAAAGGGCCGAAGGTCTTCGTCGGCGAATACGCCGTCACCCGCAACGGCGGCAAGGGCAACCTGCGCGCGGCCATCGGCGAGGCCGCGTTCATGACCGGCATCGAGCGCAATTCCGACATCGTCAGCATGGCCTGCTACGCCCCGCTGTTCGTCAACATCAACCACCGCCAGTGGAATCCCGACCTGATCAACTTTGACAGTTCGCGGTGGTATGGATTGCCCAGCTACTACGTGCAAAAACTCTTCAGCCAATACCGCGGCACCGTGACGCTGCCCACCGACGTCGAGGCCGCCACCGCGCAGGAGCCCCTGCCGACTGGCTGCATCGGCGTCGGCACGTGGAACACCGCGGCCGAGTTCAAGGACGTCAAGGTGACCGCTCCGGACGGCAAGGTGCTGTTCGCCTCGGACTTCACCAAGAACGCCGACGGCTGGAAAATGCTCGGTGGGGGCGCCTGGACCGTGGCCGATGGCGCGCTGCGCCAGACGGCGGAAAGTGAATTCATCCGCGCCCTGGCCGGCGACAAGTCCTGGACGGATTACACGCTCGAACTCAAGGCCCGGAAAATTTCCGGCCGCGAAGGCTTCCTGATTCTGTTCCACATCAACGACGACGAGGACCGCGTGTGGTGGAACATCGGCGGCTGGGACAACACCCAGAACGCCCTCGAACTCGACGAGACCGTGGATGGCAAACGCGGCCACATCGAAACCGGCCGCTGGTATGACATCAAGGTCGAGGTGCGCGGCACGAGTGTGAAGTGTTCGCTGGATGGCCGCGTGATTCACGACGTCAAGAATCCGCGCCAGACCACCCGGGGCCTGTTCGCCAGTTCCACGCGGGATGAACGGACGGGCGAAATCATCGTCAAGGTGGTCAACGCTTCGTCCGCGCCGACGGAAACCCAGATCCAACTCGACGGGACGCGCAACCTCACGGGCAACGCGGAGGCCATCGTGCTCACCGACGCCGATCCCAAGGCGGAAAACTCGCTCGACGAACCGCAGCGCGTGGCCCCCAAGACCGAGCCCTTGTCGATCACGGGCAACACATTCACCCGCGTTTTCCCGGGCAACTCACTGACCGTGCTGCGCCTTCCGGCGGCCAAGTGA